Proteins from one Staphylococcus sp. IVB6214 genomic window:
- a CDS encoding bifunctional homocysteine S-methyltransferase/methylenetetrahydrofolate reductase, which produces MSRLLNTLKHKVLVADGAMGTILYSEGLDTCPEAYNLTHPEKIEQIHRSYIQAGADVIQTNTYGANFEKLKQFGLEHKVKAIHEAAVDIAKRAANDETFILGTVGGFRGVKQGELSLSAILYHTEIQVDTLVHAGVDGLLFETYYDLEELLKVIKATRARFTDIPIIAQLTASNTNYLINGTEINDALQQVTAAGANIVGLNCHHGPMHMKNSFSHIALPERAYLSCYPNASLLDIDNDTIKYSNNAQYFGDTAEQLIQEGVRLIGGCCGTTPEHIRHIKSSVASLKPINEKKVIPIHKQREKKKKTSQRLTLAERVRQRPTIIVELDTPKHLDTTRFFENVKALDEAQIDAVTLADNSLATVGVSNIAAASLIKQQFNIEPLVHITCRDRNLIGLQSHLLGLSLLGIHEILAITGDPSKVGHLPGATNVYDVNSKGLTELALRFNRGINSNGDALKTETHFNIAGGFDPHVRNIKAAVRKMETKIESGMHYFITQPVFTKEKITEIYEATKHLDVPIFIGIMPITSYKNALFLHNEVPGIKMSEDVLAQFEAVAGDRDATYALSLSLCKSLIDEVHRHFNGLYLITPFERVDYSLALAEYSKSITNDNQEAIL; this is translated from the coding sequence ATGAGTCGATTATTAAACACATTGAAGCACAAAGTTCTAGTGGCTGACGGTGCAATGGGAACAATCCTTTACTCTGAAGGGTTGGATACTTGTCCAGAAGCTTATAATCTCACACATCCTGAAAAAATCGAACAAATTCATCGCTCATATATTCAGGCAGGCGCCGATGTTATTCAGACAAATACGTATGGTGCAAACTTTGAGAAGTTGAAACAGTTTGGCTTGGAGCACAAGGTCAAAGCGATCCATGAAGCTGCCGTTGATATTGCGAAACGTGCTGCTAACGATGAAACCTTTATACTTGGAACAGTCGGTGGTTTTCGTGGTGTCAAACAAGGCGAACTCTCACTCTCTGCCATTCTATATCACACAGAAATTCAAGTAGATACTCTCGTCCATGCTGGCGTTGATGGTCTGTTATTTGAAACATATTACGACTTAGAAGAGTTGCTCAAAGTCATCAAAGCAACACGTGCACGCTTTACTGATATCCCAATCATTGCACAGTTGACCGCTTCAAATACAAACTACTTGATTAACGGTACGGAGATTAACGACGCCCTGCAACAAGTGACTGCTGCAGGTGCCAACATTGTCGGTCTTAACTGTCACCATGGTCCGATGCATATGAAAAATTCATTCAGTCATATCGCCTTACCAGAGCGTGCGTATCTATCCTGCTATCCGAACGCAAGCTTACTCGATATTGACAATGACACGATTAAATATAGTAACAACGCACAATACTTCGGTGATACAGCTGAACAGCTCATCCAAGAAGGCGTTCGACTCATCGGTGGCTGTTGTGGTACGACACCTGAACACATTCGTCATATCAAGTCGTCTGTGGCATCGTTAAAACCGATTAACGAAAAAAAAGTCATTCCAATCCATAAACAGCGAGAGAAAAAGAAAAAAACTTCACAACGGCTCACATTGGCTGAACGTGTACGTCAACGTCCAACGATTATTGTTGAACTTGATACACCAAAACATCTTGATACAACGCGCTTTTTCGAGAATGTTAAAGCACTAGATGAGGCACAAATTGACGCTGTGACGTTAGCGGATAATTCACTGGCAACCGTTGGTGTTTCAAATATTGCAGCAGCCAGTCTTATCAAACAACAATTCAATATTGAGCCACTCGTACACATTACCTGCCGAGATCGCAACTTGATCGGTTTACAGTCTCATCTACTCGGTCTGTCACTTCTCGGTATCCATGAAATATTAGCCATCACTGGAGATCCTTCAAAAGTTGGACATCTCCCCGGTGCGACCAATGTATACGATGTGAACTCAAAAGGATTGACTGAACTTGCACTACGCTTTAATAGGGGGATTAATTCTAATGGCGATGCGCTAAAGACAGAAACACACTTTAACATCGCAGGGGGATTTGATCCACATGTCCGAAATATCAAAGCCGCTGTACGCAAAATGGAAACAAAAATTGAAAGCGGCATGCATTATTTCATTACACAACCTGTATTTACTAAAGAGAAAATTACTGAAATTTATGAAGCAACAAAACATCTAGATGTACCTATCTTCATCGGTATCATGCCTATCACCAGCTACAAAAATGCCTTATTCTTACATAACGAGGTGCCCGGCATCAAGATGTCTGAAGATGTACTTGCACAATTTGAAGCTGTTGCAGGTGATAGAGATGCCACTTATGCGCTTAGCTTATCACTCTGCAAATCATTGATAGATGAAGTCCATCGCCATTTCAATGGACTGTATCTCATCACACCATTTGAGCGGGTCGATTATTCACTGGCGCTCGCCGAATACTCAAAATCTATTACAAATGATAATCAGGAGGCTATATTATGA